In Archangium violaceum, the following are encoded in one genomic region:
- a CDS encoding M14 family metallopeptidase — protein sequence MRLLGALAIAVLLVAGRAWGEGYPIPRGERPIAWKAVESVGEWRIEGDSLSLATPRASRNYFIQEDLALPAPFLRARVRNVARADLAILFRAKVRATQPLFSLTGYGFYVDGRRETVGFVRYDGARVDDSGVRARVRGLGKVGEIEIALFVAGPAFAAHVYDARSKKELASLTWSDPAFAEGTPGVYANRSQPPEVSVSLFVPEPPPQEASARDGLTTEWLVRLMRGTVLDAQVRAHLRRADREEDADVYVASEVGVELVRASVSSQVRDIRAGVPYRLRDPSFKTRLAKARNALPRDAFVEGIKDPELIGLALNALAAREPARARVIEVGRTHEDRPILGLVIGEAPEDRSRPAVLLCGGTHANEAVTPEVPLDAARWLLEHRGEPRVARWLRTYNVVVVPLVNPDGSHAFWHVSDSIGRTNRRRDEQAKELELLEYGVDLNRNYPFQWRNVEDRFNRDDVRSPFFRGPAPGSEPEVRAMMKLGEAWRFVGMVSYHAAATRLLVPYTVEGAREPVPSAAWVLAPELVASTQVSPAGKRYEAVRNLYPVGGTDQDWFYWSFGTLAYMVELPFTVPGARRPLEPMIEGVRPIWQVLMDRFLDGPSLTVRVPETFRAEGPVMVAIEEIQWPNGERFTTHPETGVFHTYLPAVGRYTVRVTSTSGKTMSRAVEVGTGRAMVTLEDGATPGP from the coding sequence GTGAGGTTGCTGGGGGCGCTCGCCATCGCCGTCCTGCTCGTCGCGGGCCGCGCGTGGGGCGAGGGCTATCCCATCCCCCGGGGTGAGCGCCCCATCGCGTGGAAGGCGGTGGAGAGCGTCGGGGAGTGGCGGATCGAGGGGGATTCTCTCTCCCTCGCCACGCCGCGCGCGAGCCGCAACTACTTCATCCAGGAGGACCTGGCGCTCCCGGCGCCGTTCCTGCGTGCGCGGGTGCGGAACGTGGCCCGCGCGGACCTGGCGATCCTCTTCCGCGCGAAGGTGCGCGCGACCCAGCCCCTGTTCTCGCTCACGGGCTATGGCTTCTACGTCGATGGGCGCCGCGAGACCGTCGGGTTCGTGCGCTACGACGGGGCGCGCGTCGATGACAGTGGGGTGCGTGCCAGGGTGCGCGGGCTCGGGAAGGTGGGGGAGATCGAGATCGCGCTGTTCGTCGCAGGACCCGCCTTCGCCGCTCACGTGTACGACGCACGGAGCAAGAAGGAGCTCGCGAGCCTCACCTGGTCCGACCCGGCGTTCGCCGAAGGCACTCCCGGCGTGTACGCGAACCGGAGCCAGCCTCCCGAGGTGAGCGTGTCACTGTTCGTGCCCGAGCCGCCTCCCCAGGAAGCCTCCGCGCGCGATGGTCTCACCACCGAGTGGCTCGTGCGGCTCATGCGGGGCACGGTGCTGGATGCCCAGGTGCGCGCCCATTTGCGCCGCGCCGATCGCGAGGAGGACGCCGACGTCTACGTGGCCAGCGAGGTTGGCGTGGAGCTCGTGCGTGCGAGCGTGTCCTCCCAGGTGCGTGACATCCGGGCCGGGGTGCCGTACCGCTTGCGCGACCCTTCCTTCAAGACGCGGCTCGCGAAGGCACGCAACGCGCTTCCACGGGACGCGTTCGTCGAGGGAATCAAGGACCCCGAGCTCATCGGGCTCGCGTTGAATGCGCTCGCCGCTCGTGAGCCGGCGCGGGCTCGCGTCATCGAGGTGGGCCGTACGCACGAGGACAGGCCGATCCTCGGGCTGGTGATTGGGGAGGCACCCGAGGATCGCTCCCGCCCGGCGGTGCTGCTGTGTGGCGGTACCCATGCGAACGAGGCGGTGACTCCCGAGGTGCCGCTCGATGCCGCGCGCTGGCTGCTGGAGCACCGGGGGGAGCCTCGCGTCGCGCGCTGGTTGCGCACGTACAACGTCGTCGTCGTCCCGCTCGTCAACCCCGATGGGAGCCATGCCTTCTGGCACGTGTCCGACTCGATCGGGCGCACCAACCGGCGGCGGGACGAGCAGGCGAAGGAACTGGAGCTGCTCGAGTACGGCGTGGACCTAAACCGCAACTATCCCTTCCAGTGGAGGAACGTGGAGGATCGCTTCAACCGGGATGACGTGCGCTCACCGTTCTTCCGTGGACCGGCACCGGGCTCCGAGCCCGAGGTGCGGGCGATGATGAAGCTGGGCGAGGCGTGGCGCTTCGTCGGGATGGTGTCGTACCACGCGGCCGCGACCCGGCTGCTGGTGCCGTACACGGTCGAGGGGGCGCGCGAGCCCGTGCCCTCGGCGGCGTGGGTGTTGGCGCCCGAACTGGTCGCATCCACCCAGGTGAGCCCGGCGGGGAAGCGCTACGAGGCCGTGCGCAATCTCTACCCGGTGGGGGGAACGGATCAGGACTGGTTCTATTGGAGCTTCGGGACGCTCGCGTACATGGTCGAGCTGCCGTTCACGGTGCCGGGAGCACGCCGGCCCCTGGAGCCGATGATCGAGGGCGTGCGACCCATCTGGCAGGTGTTGATGGATCGTTTCCTGGATGGCCCGTCGCTCACGGTGCGGGTGCCGGAGACGTTTCGGGCGGAGGGTCCCGTCATGGTGGCCATCGAGGAGATCCAATGGCCGAACGGGGAGCGCTTCACCACGCATCCGGAGACGGGAGTCTTCCACACGTATCTCCCGGCGGTCGGACGCTACACGGTGCGCGTCACGAGCACGTCGGGGAAGACAATGTCCCGCGCCGTCGAGGTGGGGACGGGCCGTGCCATGGTCACGCTCGAAGACGGCGCGACACCCGGCCCGTGA
- a CDS encoding alpha/beta fold hydrolase, protein MPVQRLLLALILVLCAAPASAQPTKTPEALGIALEGYPYPYPVRFLPLTLQGQDVRMAYMDVHPTGKATGRTVLLLHGKNFFGAYWKDTIRALSQAGYRVVVPDQVGFGKSSKPALDYSFHTLANNTKQVLDTLGVSKVIVVGHSMGGMVATRFARLFPETTTHLVLENPIGLEDYRFFVPWRSTEDLYRDQLGATEEGMRKYQKTYYVTWRPEYDEYVQVPFRQTLSGDYPRLAWVSAATEQMIYQQPVVHEFPLVKVPVLLVIGQADRTVVGRGRVPPELLPQFGQYPELGKRAAKAFPNATLVELPNVGHIPHFEAPEKWHQALLGFLSK, encoded by the coding sequence ATGCCCGTTCAACGTCTCCTGCTCGCCCTCATCCTGGTGCTCTGCGCCGCGCCCGCCTCCGCCCAGCCGACGAAGACCCCCGAAGCGCTCGGCATCGCGCTCGAGGGTTATCCCTACCCATACCCCGTCCGTTTCCTCCCGCTCACGCTCCAGGGGCAGGACGTGCGCATGGCCTACATGGACGTGCATCCCACCGGGAAGGCCACTGGGCGCACCGTCCTGCTGCTGCATGGGAAGAACTTCTTCGGCGCCTACTGGAAGGACACCATCCGCGCCCTCAGCCAGGCCGGCTACCGCGTCGTCGTCCCCGATCAGGTGGGCTTCGGCAAGTCCTCCAAGCCGGCCCTCGACTACAGCTTCCACACGCTCGCCAACAACACGAAGCAGGTGCTCGATACCCTCGGTGTCTCAAAGGTGATCGTGGTCGGTCACTCCATGGGCGGCATGGTCGCCACCCGCTTCGCGCGCCTGTTCCCCGAGACCACCACCCACCTCGTCCTGGAGAACCCCATCGGCCTCGAGGACTACCGCTTCTTCGTCCCCTGGCGCTCCACCGAGGACCTCTACCGCGACCAGCTCGGCGCCACCGAGGAGGGAATGCGCAAGTACCAGAAGACGTACTACGTCACGTGGCGCCCCGAGTATGACGAGTACGTCCAGGTGCCCTTCCGCCAGACGCTGAGCGGTGACTATCCGCGGCTCGCCTGGGTGTCGGCGGCCACCGAGCAGATGATCTACCAGCAGCCCGTGGTCCACGAGTTCCCCCTCGTGAAGGTCCCCGTGCTGCTCGTCATCGGTCAGGCCGACCGCACCGTGGTCGGTCGTGGGCGCGTGCCCCCCGAGCTGCTCCCGCAGTTCGGGCAGTACCCCGAGCTCGGCAAGCGCGCCGCGAAGGCCTTCCCCAACGCCACCCTCGTGGAGCTTCCGAACGTGGGGCACATTCCTCACTTCGAGGCTCCCGAGAAGTGGCACCAGGCGCTGCTCGGATTCCTCTCGAAGTGA
- a CDS encoding class I SAM-dependent methyltransferase, with amino-acid sequence MKRDFDLRDYNREAWNRQVSMGNRWTVPVGPEVIAAARRGEWSVVLTPCKPVPRAWFGDLTGKDVLGLASAGGQQVPVLAAAGARVTVFDNSPSQLGRDREVAEREGLSIRTVEGDMRDLSVFPDASFDLIFHPCSNGFVDDVRPVWREAFRVLRPGGVLLSGFCNPVIFLFDPDLEKQGVMQLKYRMPYSDVTSLTDAERRRYTDVGEPLSVAHSLEDQIGGQLEAGFLLAGFYEDTFGEEDRLSEYLSGFCATRAVKPAKD; translated from the coding sequence ATGAAGCGCGATTTCGACCTGAGGGACTACAACCGCGAGGCCTGGAACCGCCAGGTATCGATGGGGAACCGGTGGACGGTGCCGGTGGGGCCGGAGGTGATCGCCGCGGCGAGGCGGGGCGAGTGGAGCGTGGTGCTCACTCCGTGCAAGCCGGTGCCTCGCGCCTGGTTCGGAGACCTGACCGGCAAGGACGTGCTGGGTCTGGCGAGCGCCGGAGGGCAGCAGGTGCCGGTGCTCGCCGCCGCGGGGGCGCGTGTCACGGTCTTCGACAACTCCCCCTCCCAACTGGGCCGGGATCGCGAGGTGGCCGAGCGCGAGGGCCTGTCGATCCGCACGGTAGAGGGGGACATGCGCGACCTGTCGGTCTTCCCGGACGCGAGCTTCGATCTGATCTTCCATCCCTGCTCCAACGGCTTCGTGGATGACGTGCGGCCCGTGTGGCGCGAGGCCTTCCGGGTGCTGCGGCCCGGAGGGGTGCTGCTCTCGGGCTTCTGCAATCCGGTCATCTTCCTGTTCGATCCGGACCTGGAGAAGCAGGGGGTGATGCAGCTCAAGTACCGGATGCCGTACTCGGACGTGACCAGCCTCACCGACGCGGAGCGCCGTCGTTACACCGACGTGGGCGAGCCCCTGAGTGTCGCGCACTCACTGGAGGATCAGATCGGCGGGCAGCTCGAGGCCGGCTTCCTGCTCGCCGGCTTCTACGAGGACACGTTCGGTGAGGAGGACCGGCTGTCCGAGTACCTGTCGGGATTCTGTGCCACCCGGGCGGTGAAGCCCGCGAAGGACTAG
- a CDS encoding GNAT family N-acetyltransferase encodes MSLIERLQSYMRRAAARSYEAIAVPPFTAFIHPSDGLIYFNYAIPDGPITGDVREPLRRLRAVFQERKRLPRFEYVSALAPTLADTLLASGFRLEAEARVMVCTRESFTPVPVPEGLSLSVLTPGSSREEVRAYCNTGRRGFVPNEPYEAPEEELSRALEDVKSGGAVLGRVEGQPAVVGMFTPPSEGIAELAGVATLEGFRKRGLGTALTSRVAREAFDRGVEVLFLSTITEEAGRIYERVGFRFVTRMLFIVDAAPPEGI; translated from the coding sequence ATGAGCCTGATCGAACGTCTGCAGTCCTATATGCGCCGCGCAGCCGCGCGAAGTTACGAGGCCATCGCGGTCCCGCCCTTCACGGCGTTCATCCATCCCTCCGACGGGCTCATCTATTTCAACTACGCCATCCCGGACGGGCCCATCACGGGTGACGTGCGCGAGCCCTTGCGGCGGCTCCGTGCGGTGTTCCAGGAGCGCAAGCGGTTGCCCCGCTTCGAGTACGTCTCCGCGCTGGCGCCGACGCTGGCGGACACGCTCCTCGCCTCGGGCTTCCGGCTGGAGGCCGAGGCCCGGGTGATGGTCTGCACGCGCGAGAGCTTCACCCCGGTCCCCGTGCCGGAGGGGCTGTCGTTGTCAGTCCTCACGCCCGGGTCTTCCCGCGAGGAGGTGCGCGCGTACTGCAACACCGGGCGGCGGGGGTTCGTCCCGAACGAGCCCTACGAGGCCCCCGAGGAGGAGCTCTCCAGGGCGTTGGAGGATGTGAAGTCCGGCGGTGCGGTGCTGGGGCGCGTGGAGGGGCAGCCGGCCGTGGTGGGCATGTTCACCCCACCGTCCGAGGGCATCGCCGAGCTCGCCGGGGTGGCGACGCTCGAGGGTTTCCGGAAGCGGGGACTTGGCACCGCGCTGACGTCCCGGGTGGCTCGCGAGGCCTTCGATCGGGGCGTGGAGGTGCTCTTCCTGAGCACCATCACCGAGGAGGCCGGTCGCATCTACGAGCGGGTGGGTTTCCGGTTCGTGACGCGGATGCTCTTCATCGTCGATGCCGCTCCTCCAGAGGGCATCTAG
- a CDS encoding SGNH/GDSL hydrolase family protein produces the protein MENHLARALVCLTVLFTGVVHAVESPPASEKPASTRTVLLLGDSLIVTSFGEYLESSLNEQPGIRAVRRAKSSTGLARPDFFDWMKVGREEIERHRPDVVVVIMGGNDGQDLTDDKGKGRVHWGKPAWEAAYRQRVGAFLDILAAPGRKILWVALPITGLKNFERKLEVIRRVLHEAVSAREDSLHLDTKSFFTDAKGGVLREASVEGFRKPMRLKMDDGVHFTVAGGRYFASKVRPAVLALLGSTMPEPDTVPTPPEAAGSPEPAVCRESDAASEVPMTPMAFCGP, from the coding sequence ATGGAGAATCACCTCGCCCGCGCGCTCGTGTGCCTCACCGTCCTGTTCACGGGGGTGGTGCACGCCGTCGAGTCGCCTCCTGCTTCCGAGAAGCCCGCGTCCACGCGGACCGTGCTGTTGCTCGGCGACAGCCTGATCGTCACCAGCTTCGGCGAGTACCTGGAGAGCTCGCTCAACGAGCAGCCGGGGATTCGCGCCGTGCGCCGGGCGAAGTCCTCCACGGGGCTCGCCCGTCCCGACTTCTTCGACTGGATGAAGGTCGGGCGCGAGGAGATCGAACGCCACCGGCCCGACGTGGTCGTCGTCATCATGGGAGGCAATGACGGGCAGGATCTCACGGACGACAAGGGCAAGGGGCGGGTCCACTGGGGCAAGCCCGCGTGGGAGGCCGCGTACCGTCAGCGCGTCGGGGCGTTCCTGGACATCCTCGCCGCGCCCGGCCGGAAGATCCTCTGGGTCGCGCTGCCCATCACCGGGTTGAAGAATTTCGAGCGCAAGCTGGAGGTGATCCGCCGCGTCCTGCACGAGGCGGTGTCCGCGCGCGAGGACTCGCTCCACCTGGACACGAAGTCCTTCTTCACCGACGCGAAGGGCGGCGTCCTGCGCGAGGCCTCCGTCGAGGGCTTCCGCAAGCCGATGCGGCTGAAGATGGACGATGGCGTCCACTTCACGGTGGCGGGCGGCCGGTACTTCGCGAGCAAGGTCCGTCCCGCGGTACTCGCTCTGCTCGGATCCACCATGCCGGAGCCCGACACCGTCCCGACTCCGCCCGAAGCGGCGGGAAGTCCGGAGCCGGCGGTCTGCCGCGAGTCCGATGCCGCATCCGAGGTCCCGATGACGCCCATGGCCTTCTGCGGTCCGTGA
- a CDS encoding lipase family alpha/beta hydrolase translates to MTPATVRVSASLASTASASTSASERLPVLLVHGIDDDARTLAPLAAWLTRAGFQQVRIVELKPNNGDAPIAVLAGQVAEAAADLRARTGSARLDVVGFSMGALVSRYYLQRLEGRAHVRRFVSISGPHAGTLTGWLRYNPGARDMRPGSELLRGLSAEPAPFGDVQVFTLWTPLDLMIIPANSSRLDGARERTIPVILHPLMVRDGRALRAVEEALTVERPEDFMPRPLVPPREP, encoded by the coding sequence ATGACTCCAGCCACCGTGCGTGTCTCCGCCTCCCTCGCGTCCACTGCCTCCGCCTCGACTTCGGCCTCCGAGCGGCTGCCGGTGTTGTTGGTGCATGGCATCGATGACGATGCGCGTACCCTGGCACCGCTCGCGGCGTGGTTGACGCGGGCCGGCTTTCAGCAAGTGCGGATCGTCGAGCTGAAGCCCAACAACGGAGATGCACCCATCGCGGTGCTGGCCGGGCAGGTGGCCGAGGCCGCCGCGGACCTGCGCGCGCGGACGGGCAGTGCGCGGCTGGACGTGGTGGGCTTCAGCATGGGGGCACTCGTCAGCCGCTACTACCTGCAGCGGCTGGAGGGCCGGGCTCACGTGCGCCGCTTCGTGTCCATCTCCGGGCCCCATGCCGGAACGCTCACGGGCTGGTTGCGTTACAACCCCGGGGCCCGGGACATGCGGCCGGGGAGCGAGCTGCTGCGAGGGCTCTCCGCCGAGCCGGCTCCCTTTGGTGACGTCCAGGTCTTCACCCTGTGGACGCCGCTCGATCTGATGATCATCCCGGCCAACTCCTCTCGCCTGGACGGAGCGCGGGAGCGCACCATTCCCGTCATCCTGCACCCCCTCATGGTGAGGGACGGCCGGGCGCTCCGCGCGGTGGAGGAGGCGCTGACGGTGGAGCGTCCGGAGGACTTCATGCCCCGGCCGCTCGTGCCTCCGCGCGAACCGTGA
- a CDS encoding DMT family transporter — MRKSSSALPALLIGLGSALFFTMTYVLNRSMAAAGGHWAWSAALRYFIMLPILSVLVGLRGGWPSLGAELRRHPREWLLWGGVGFGVFYSFLALSADYGPSWLIAGSFQLTVLAGPLLSPFIYTDARRRIPLKAVAVGSLILVGVLVLQLGHFHLAMPASAWLALVFVVLSASAYPLGNRKLMLHLEREGVSLDASQRVLGMTVGSLPVWLCVAAYGYVRAGWPSPMQVLQSAGVAVSSGVIATTLFFRATHMTANNPVGLAAVEATQATELLFALVLGVLFLGEEWPSPFSLVGAALIVVGMVLYSRISVSSELEPTAVQS; from the coding sequence ATGCGAAAGTCCTCCTCCGCTCTGCCCGCGCTCCTGATTGGTCTGGGCTCGGCGCTGTTCTTCACCATGACCTATGTGCTCAACCGCAGCATGGCGGCGGCGGGGGGACACTGGGCCTGGAGCGCGGCGCTGCGCTACTTCATCATGCTGCCCATCCTGTCCGTGCTGGTGGGCCTGCGCGGAGGCTGGCCCTCGCTGGGGGCCGAGCTGCGGCGGCACCCGCGTGAGTGGTTGCTCTGGGGCGGGGTGGGCTTCGGCGTCTTCTACTCGTTCCTGGCCTTGTCGGCCGACTACGGGCCCTCGTGGCTGATCGCCGGCTCCTTCCAACTGACGGTGCTCGCCGGCCCGCTGCTCTCCCCGTTCATCTACACGGACGCCCGGCGGCGGATACCGCTCAAGGCCGTGGCGGTGGGCTCGCTGATCCTCGTGGGCGTGCTGGTCCTGCAGCTGGGTCACTTCCACCTGGCCATGCCCGCCAGTGCCTGGCTGGCCCTGGTCTTCGTGGTGCTCTCGGCCTCGGCCTACCCGCTGGGCAACCGCAAGCTGATGCTGCACCTGGAGCGCGAGGGCGTCTCGCTGGATGCCAGCCAGCGCGTGCTGGGCATGACGGTGGGCAGCCTGCCGGTGTGGTTGTGCGTGGCGGCCTACGGCTACGTCCGGGCGGGGTGGCCCTCGCCAATGCAGGTGCTGCAGTCCGCTGGCGTGGCGGTGTCCTCCGGGGTGATCGCCACCACGCTGTTCTTCCGCGCCACGCACATGACCGCGAACAACCCGGTGGGACTGGCCGCCGTCGAGGCCACGCAGGCCACCGAGCTGCTCTTCGCGCTGGTGCTGGGCGTGCTCTTCCTGGGCGAGGAGTGGCCCTCACCCTTCAGCCTGGTGGGGGCCGCGCTCATCGTGGTGGGTATGGTGCTCTACAGCCGCATCAGCGTGAGCTCCGAGCTGGAGCCCACCGCCGTGCAGTCGTGA
- a CDS encoding glycosyltransferase, which translates to MSDIAFLCHPTVGHLNTLLSTALKMKVEGVYNPRLLVPGAPSLGFRLRPDILNNVVDVPAMVERAGLPLERLRPALGVLYHAIRLARSMAYQETRIALELFTAGAESGAREVIRRLEKNPVEVVVTDFVFYPAILAAEKLGLPWAAVYHSGLTFRGRGVPPWGSGLPLGTQTGPELKAAEDAEAEVLAKLARKMNKVRRSLGLGPGPDDVLRNPASPWLNLVMSHEGLEAPRSNEGQSCFYVGPCFSTRRGIDAEGFPFEKLNNNLYKVYVSLGTVFNDKPEVFRTILRGLDAPGIQVVVSAGAAYPSLISKPLPSNVLLFRRVPQVDLLPKMDLVIGHGGNNTTNETLAAGKPLLVIPVGGEQHDNARRVEYLGVGLFLPLLELTAERLRQEVTRLRQEPTYRENAEALGLWLEESDGPTSASALISLLARRRKPLCLPLGSPRTVTRTGLDSLLASLDDSTTPATRSA; encoded by the coding sequence ATGAGTGACATCGCATTCCTGTGCCACCCCACGGTGGGACACCTCAACACGCTGCTGTCGACGGCACTGAAGATGAAGGTCGAGGGTGTCTACAACCCTCGCCTCCTCGTGCCGGGGGCACCCTCCCTGGGGTTCCGGCTGCGGCCAGACATCCTCAACAACGTGGTGGACGTGCCCGCCATGGTGGAGCGCGCGGGACTGCCGTTGGAACGACTTCGTCCCGCACTCGGCGTGCTCTACCACGCCATCCGGCTCGCCCGGAGCATGGCCTACCAGGAGACCCGGATCGCCCTGGAGCTCTTCACCGCCGGGGCCGAGTCGGGTGCACGCGAGGTGATCCGCAGGCTGGAGAAGAACCCCGTCGAGGTGGTGGTGACCGACTTCGTCTTCTACCCGGCCATCCTCGCGGCCGAGAAGCTGGGCCTGCCCTGGGCGGCCGTCTACCACTCGGGCCTCACCTTCCGGGGCCGTGGCGTGCCCCCCTGGGGCAGCGGTCTGCCGCTCGGCACCCAGACCGGTCCCGAGCTGAAGGCCGCCGAGGACGCCGAGGCGGAGGTGCTCGCGAAGCTGGCGCGCAAGATGAACAAGGTCCGGCGCTCGCTCGGGTTGGGCCCCGGTCCGGACGACGTGCTGCGCAACCCCGCCTCGCCCTGGCTCAACCTGGTGATGAGCCACGAGGGGCTCGAGGCGCCGCGCTCCAACGAGGGACAGAGCTGCTTCTACGTCGGCCCCTGCTTCTCGACGCGACGCGGCATCGATGCCGAGGGCTTCCCCTTCGAGAAGCTGAACAACAACCTCTACAAGGTGTACGTCTCGCTCGGCACCGTCTTCAACGACAAGCCAGAGGTGTTCCGCACCATCCTCCGGGGACTCGACGCGCCGGGCATCCAGGTCGTCGTGAGCGCGGGAGCGGCCTACCCGAGCCTGATCTCCAAGCCCCTGCCGTCCAACGTGCTCCTCTTCCGCCGCGTCCCCCAGGTGGACCTGCTGCCGAAGATGGATCTCGTCATCGGCCACGGGGGCAACAACACCACCAACGAGACGCTGGCGGCGGGCAAGCCCCTGCTGGTGATTCCGGTGGGCGGCGAGCAGCACGACAACGCGCGGCGGGTGGAGTACCTCGGTGTCGGGCTGTTCCTGCCCCTGCTGGAGCTGACCGCGGAGCGCCTGCGCCAGGAGGTGACGCGACTGCGGCAGGAGCCCACCTACCGCGAGAACGCCGAGGCGCTGGGCCTGTGGCTGGAGGAGAGCGACGGTCCGACCTCGGCCTCGGCCCTCATCTCCCTGCTGGCGCGCCGCCGCAAGCCCTTGTGCCTCCCCCTCGGCTCGCCGCGCACCGTCACGCGCACGGGCCTGGACTCGCTGCTCGCCTCACTCGACGACTCGACAACCCCCGCCACACGGAGCGCCTGA